One Micromonospora eburnea genomic region harbors:
- a CDS encoding alkyl sulfatase C-terminal domain-containing protein — translation MASVDECRQALQELADRLDRHAEATGRIDLDRTLACRITDLDTAFHGRLENGRLTGLTDGDDPQAKIALSTNSDDLVALVHGQLDLAKAVAGRRVSIKANPLDLMKLRKLI, via the coding sequence GTGGCCAGCGTGGACGAGTGCCGGCAGGCGTTGCAAGAGTTGGCCGACCGGCTGGACCGGCACGCCGAGGCGACGGGTCGGATCGACCTCGACCGCACCCTGGCCTGCCGGATCACCGATCTGGACACCGCGTTCCACGGCCGCCTCGAAAACGGCCGGCTGACCGGCCTGACCGACGGCGACGACCCCCAGGCCAAGATCGCGCTCAGCACCAACAGCGACGACCTGGTCGCGCTGGTGCACGGCCAGCTCGACCTGGCGAAGGCGGTGGCCGGCCGCCGGGTGTCCATCAAGGCGAACCCGCTCGACCTGATGAAGTTGCGCAAGCTGATCTGA
- a CDS encoding phasin family protein yields MQDAWRAYLELAMGLTEAPRKKAQDAVRRVVGQGGATAAQLQALAEELVSTGMANREALTKLVRFEVDRALGAVGLATADEVAELTRRVRELERQLREAKAAPPPAEPAAAAPVSALPDRPAPTPTKGVAKKAIAKKAIAKKPAAAATPRTSTEESPATPAKKATGRKQTGGAGS; encoded by the coding sequence ATGCAGGACGCGTGGCGCGCCTACCTCGAGCTGGCCATGGGCCTGACGGAGGCGCCCCGGAAGAAGGCCCAGGACGCCGTGCGGCGCGTGGTCGGCCAGGGCGGCGCGACCGCCGCCCAGCTCCAGGCGCTCGCCGAGGAACTCGTCTCCACCGGTATGGCGAACCGCGAGGCGCTGACCAAGCTGGTCCGCTTCGAGGTGGACCGTGCGCTCGGCGCGGTCGGGCTGGCGACCGCCGACGAGGTCGCCGAGCTGACCCGCCGGGTGCGGGAGCTGGAACGCCAGCTGCGTGAGGCGAAGGCCGCCCCGCCACCGGCCGAGCCGGCCGCCGCCGCTCCGGTCTCCGCCCTGCCGGACCGGCCGGCGCCCACCCCCACGAAGGGGGTGGCGAAGAAGGCGATCGCGAAGAAGGCGATCGCGAAGAAGCCGGCCGCCGCGGCGACGCCGCGGACCTCGACCGAGGAGTCGCCGGCCACGCCGGCGAAGAAGGCGACCGGCCGCAAACAGACCGGCGGTGCCGGGTCGTGA
- a CDS encoding TlyA family RNA methyltransferase, with product MARRTRLDAELVRRGLARSREQAAALVEAGRVQLRGVPARKAAAMVDPADPLLVTGEDPTTEYVSRGGHKLAGALAAFAPGGLGVTGRRCLDAGASTGGFTDVLLRAGAAEVVAVDVGYGQLAWSLRNDVRVRVFERTNVRTLTPEVIDGAVDLTVADLSFISLRLVLPALAGCTRPDGDLALMVKPQFEVGKERVGAGGVVRDPALRAEAVLDVATAAAQLGLGLADVAASPLPGPSGNVEFFVWLRRDAPAADPERVRAVVAAGPQGFPSPAEAPDSASEEVPG from the coding sequence ATGGCACGTCGTACCCGGCTGGATGCCGAACTCGTCCGCCGCGGTCTGGCCCGCTCCCGCGAGCAGGCGGCCGCGCTGGTGGAGGCCGGCCGCGTCCAGCTGCGCGGAGTGCCCGCGCGCAAGGCCGCCGCGATGGTCGACCCGGCCGACCCGCTGCTGGTCACCGGCGAGGACCCCACCACGGAGTACGTCTCGCGGGGCGGGCACAAGCTGGCCGGCGCGCTCGCCGCGTTCGCGCCCGGCGGGCTGGGCGTCACCGGCCGGCGGTGCCTGGACGCCGGCGCCTCCACCGGCGGTTTCACCGACGTGCTGCTGCGCGCCGGCGCCGCCGAGGTGGTGGCCGTGGACGTCGGGTACGGCCAGTTGGCCTGGTCGCTGCGCAACGACGTACGGGTGCGCGTCTTCGAGCGCACCAACGTGCGTACCCTCACGCCGGAGGTGATCGACGGTGCGGTCGACCTCACGGTGGCCGACCTGTCGTTCATCTCGCTGCGGCTGGTGCTGCCGGCGCTGGCCGGCTGCACGAGGCCCGACGGCGATCTGGCGCTGATGGTCAAGCCGCAGTTCGAGGTGGGCAAGGAGCGGGTCGGCGCGGGCGGCGTGGTCCGGGACCCGGCACTGCGCGCCGAGGCGGTGCTCGACGTGGCCACCGCGGCGGCGCAGCTCGGCCTGGGGCTGGCCGACGTGGCCGCCAGCCCGCTGCCGGGGCCGAGCGGCAACGTCGAGTTCTTCGTATGGTTACGCCGGGACGCGCCCGCCGCGGACCCGGAGCGGGTACGCGCGGTGGTGGCCGCCGGCCCGCAGGGCTTCCCGTCCCCGGCCGAGGCGCCGGATTCCGCGAGCGAGGAGGTGCCCGGGTGA
- a CDS encoding NAD kinase, translating to MSRTALLVTHTGRRRSTEHARAVAADLIAAGFEVRVVAEEADDLDLPGVVPVTGPEAAEGAEIVFALGGDGTFLRAAELARPAKAPLLGINLGKVGFLAEAEIDDLDSAVRCVVGRDYTVDERLTLDVTAEFDGGPTIESWALNEISVEKGERAQMLELLVDVDGRPLSRYGCDGVVCATPTGSTAYAFSGGGPVVWPEVEALLLVPISAHALFSRPLVTAPTSTFAITVDPFTTLAVLSCDGRRVYDLPPGARVTVRRGALPVRIVRLKARPFTDRLVAKFDLPVQGWRGSRR from the coding sequence GTGAGCCGGACCGCTCTGCTGGTGACGCACACCGGCCGTCGACGTAGCACCGAGCACGCGCGGGCGGTGGCGGCGGACCTCATCGCGGCCGGCTTCGAGGTGCGGGTGGTGGCCGAGGAGGCCGACGACCTGGACCTGCCCGGTGTGGTGCCGGTGACCGGCCCGGAGGCGGCCGAGGGCGCCGAGATCGTCTTCGCGCTCGGCGGGGACGGCACCTTCCTGCGCGCCGCCGAGCTGGCCCGGCCGGCGAAGGCGCCGCTGCTCGGCATCAACCTCGGCAAGGTCGGCTTCCTCGCCGAGGCGGAGATCGACGACCTGGACAGCGCGGTCCGCTGCGTCGTCGGGCGCGACTACACGGTGGACGAACGGCTCACCCTCGACGTGACCGCCGAGTTCGACGGTGGCCCGACGATCGAGTCGTGGGCGTTGAACGAGATCAGCGTGGAGAAGGGCGAACGCGCCCAGATGCTGGAACTGCTGGTCGACGTGGACGGTCGGCCGCTGTCCCGGTACGGCTGCGACGGGGTGGTCTGCGCGACCCCGACCGGCTCCACCGCGTACGCGTTCTCCGGCGGCGGGCCGGTGGTCTGGCCGGAGGTGGAGGCGCTGCTGCTGGTGCCGATCAGCGCGCACGCGCTGTTCAGCCGTCCGTTGGTGACCGCGCCGACGTCCACCTTCGCGATCACGGTGGACCCGTTCACCACCCTCGCGGTGCTGTCCTGCGACGGGCGGCGGGTCTACGACCTGCCTCCGGGGGCCCGGGTTACCGTGCGCCGAGGCGCGCTGCCGGTGCGGATCGTCCGGCTCAAGGCGCGCCCGTTCACCGACCGGCTGGTGGCCAAGTTCGACCTGCCCGTGCAGGGCTGGCGCGGCAGCCGCCGCTGA
- a CDS encoding helix-turn-helix domain-containing protein has product MIGLTSGEEELYRSLVQLTTARVEELVERLRRPRVEVVAQLEALRGKGLVLPTGPEPDAPLRPLAPDVPLGEALLRRQEALEAARAAVNQLTEEYRAGMRRHDADHLVEVITGARVLRERLRDVQDGARVEVLWFCRANPLAMLGQDNAEEFDALARGVRYRAIYERELLLEPGGLEDIERGVRAGEQARVLDRLPVRLAIVDGRTAICPLVPERESGEPSAAVIGRSQLLDALIALFESYWRISTPLRSSAPPVDGLTADGYRPDPDEVRLLALFVAGVPDKSIASQLGVSRRTVQRRLGDLMTAAGVDTRPGLAFQAARQGWI; this is encoded by the coding sequence ATGATCGGCCTGACCTCCGGCGAGGAGGAGCTCTACCGTTCCCTGGTCCAGCTCACCACGGCCAGGGTCGAGGAACTCGTCGAGCGGCTGCGGCGTCCGCGCGTGGAGGTCGTCGCACAGCTAGAGGCCCTGCGCGGCAAGGGCCTGGTGCTGCCGACCGGGCCGGAGCCGGACGCGCCGCTACGGCCGCTGGCCCCCGACGTCCCGCTCGGCGAGGCGCTGCTGCGCCGGCAGGAGGCGCTGGAGGCGGCCCGCGCGGCGGTCAACCAGCTGACCGAGGAGTACCGCGCCGGGATGCGCCGGCACGACGCCGACCACCTGGTGGAGGTGATAACCGGGGCGCGGGTGCTCCGCGAGCGCCTGCGGGATGTGCAGGACGGCGCGCGGGTCGAGGTGCTGTGGTTCTGCCGGGCCAACCCGCTGGCCATGCTCGGCCAGGACAACGCCGAGGAGTTCGACGCGCTGGCGCGCGGGGTCCGCTACCGGGCCATCTACGAGCGCGAGCTGCTCCTCGAACCGGGCGGACTCGAGGACATCGAGCGGGGCGTACGCGCCGGAGAACAGGCCCGGGTGCTGGACCGGCTGCCGGTACGGCTGGCCATCGTGGACGGCCGGACGGCGATCTGCCCGCTGGTGCCGGAGCGGGAGAGCGGCGAACCGAGCGCCGCGGTGATCGGCCGCAGCCAGCTGCTCGACGCGCTGATCGCCCTCTTCGAGAGTTACTGGCGGATATCCACGCCGCTGCGCTCGTCCGCCCCGCCGGTCGACGGGCTAACCGCCGACGGCTACCGGCCGGACCCCGACGAGGTTCGGCTGCTCGCCCTCTTCGTGGCCGGCGTCCCGGACAAGTCCATCGCCTCCCAGCTGGGGGTGAGCCGCCGTACCGTGCAGCGTCGGCTGGGCGACCTGATGACCGCCGCCGGCGTGGACACCCGGCCGGGGCTCGCCTTCCAGGCCGCCCGTCAGGGCTGGATCTGA
- the recN gene encoding DNA repair protein RecN: MLEELRITGLGVIEDTTLPLTGGMNVITGETGAGKTMVVTGLGLLFGGRADAGRVRAQPGRAVVEGRLRLRGRVAGTVHARITDAGGEPDEDGSLLLSRTVTVEGRSRAHLGGRSMPVSMLGEVGEQVVAVHGQSDQLRLLRPAEQRAALDRFAGPEHEKLLDALREAYTRWRTVVDDLADRRRNARARNQEADLLRLGLDEITRVDPQPGEDDDLKAEAQRLEHAEGLRTAAQLAHQCVAGGVEAADDTPDATALLGTARRTLEAQAGTDPALGELAGRLEEAATLVADVSAELSAYLAGLDADPARLQAVYERRAALRGLTRKYADDVDGVIAWAERARTRLSSLDTSDELLDELDREASRLAGEVAELAGRVSVSRQEAAGRFAEQVTVELAGLAMPHARIEVAVLPRPVGRAEPSLPVNGVEAGVGPDGADEVELRLLAHPGAPALPLQRGASGGELSRVMLAIEVVFAGSGGPPTLVFDEVDAGVGGQAAVEIGRRLARLARSHQVLVVTHLPQVAAFADRHLVVAKDTGGAVTTSGVRVVEDTERARELARMLAGLPDSDLGIAHAEELLAVAAKERRP, encoded by the coding sequence GTGCTGGAAGAGCTGCGCATCACCGGGTTGGGCGTCATCGAGGACACCACGCTGCCGTTGACCGGCGGGATGAACGTCATCACCGGAGAGACCGGTGCGGGCAAGACCATGGTGGTGACCGGCCTCGGCCTGCTCTTCGGCGGCCGGGCGGACGCCGGCCGGGTGCGCGCCCAACCGGGCCGCGCGGTGGTGGAGGGGCGGTTGCGGCTGCGCGGCCGGGTGGCCGGGACGGTGCATGCCCGGATCACCGACGCCGGCGGCGAGCCCGACGAGGACGGTTCGCTGCTGCTGAGCCGGACGGTCACCGTGGAGGGGCGGTCCCGGGCGCACCTGGGCGGCCGGAGCATGCCGGTGTCGATGCTGGGCGAGGTCGGCGAGCAGGTGGTGGCCGTGCACGGCCAGTCCGACCAGCTCCGCCTGCTGCGCCCGGCCGAGCAGCGGGCCGCGCTGGACCGGTTCGCCGGCCCCGAGCACGAGAAGCTGCTCGACGCGCTGCGGGAGGCGTACACCCGGTGGCGGACGGTGGTCGACGATCTGGCCGATCGGCGGCGCAACGCCCGCGCGCGTAACCAGGAGGCGGATCTGCTCCGTCTCGGCCTCGACGAGATCACCCGGGTCGACCCGCAGCCCGGCGAGGACGACGACCTCAAGGCGGAGGCGCAGCGGCTGGAGCACGCCGAGGGGCTGCGTACGGCGGCCCAGCTGGCCCACCAGTGTGTGGCCGGCGGGGTGGAGGCGGCCGATGACACCCCTGACGCCACCGCGCTGCTCGGCACCGCCCGGCGCACCCTGGAGGCTCAGGCCGGCACCGACCCGGCTCTCGGTGAGCTGGCCGGGCGGCTGGAGGAGGCCGCGACCCTGGTCGCCGACGTGTCCGCCGAGCTGTCGGCCTACCTCGCCGGGCTGGACGCCGATCCGGCGCGGTTGCAGGCCGTCTACGAGCGGCGGGCCGCGTTGCGCGGGCTCACCCGCAAGTACGCGGACGACGTCGACGGGGTGATCGCCTGGGCCGAGCGGGCGCGCACCCGACTGTCCAGTCTGGACACCTCAGACGAGCTGCTCGACGAGCTGGACAGGGAGGCGTCCCGGCTGGCCGGCGAGGTGGCCGAGTTGGCCGGGCGGGTGTCCGTCTCCCGGCAGGAGGCCGCGGGCCGCTTCGCCGAGCAGGTCACCGTCGAGCTGGCCGGGCTGGCGATGCCGCACGCCCGGATCGAGGTGGCGGTGCTGCCGCGCCCGGTCGGGCGGGCCGAGCCGAGCCTGCCGGTCAACGGGGTGGAGGCCGGGGTCGGCCCGGACGGCGCCGACGAGGTGGAGCTGCGGTTGCTGGCTCACCCGGGTGCTCCCGCGCTGCCGTTGCAGCGGGGTGCTTCCGGGGGTGAGCTGTCCCGGGTGATGCTCGCCATCGAGGTCGTCTTCGCCGGGTCCGGTGGCCCGCCCACCCTGGTCTTCGACGAGGTCGACGCCGGGGTCGGTGGGCAGGCGGCGGTGGAGATCGGCCGGCGGCTGGCCCGGCTGGCCCGTAGCCACCAGGTCCTGGTGGTCACCCACCTGCCGCAGGTCGCCGCGTTCGCCGACCGTCATCTGGTGGTGGCGAAGGACACGGGGGGAGCGGTGACCACCAGCGGCGTCCGGGTGGTGGAGGATACGGAGCGTGCCCGGGAACTTGCCCGGATGCTT